Proteins co-encoded in one Dreissena polymorpha isolate Duluth1 chromosome 12, UMN_Dpol_1.0, whole genome shotgun sequence genomic window:
- the LOC127853447 gene encoding uncharacterized protein LOC127853447, protein MSLQTVLPQAYFFLLELIIIHVLQEAALGMFAISNQTCCNGVLGYAGPDNQMPCAEMRCCNSDEIVALQRVNHAFGFCFRCVPETSSNSNCYNDNQLVATTNESKIEYALKTCCKGLKFTVLTYFEGIALTIKCVKR, encoded by the exons ATGTCGCTACAGACGGTGTTACCACAGGCATATTTCTTCTTGCTGGAGTTAATAATCATACACGTG CTTCAAGAGGCTGCACTTGGCATGTTCGCTATTTCGAACCAAACCTGCTGTAACGGCGTACTTGGCTATGCTGGGCCAGACAACCAGATGCCGTGTGCAGAAATGCGATGTTGTAACTCGGACGAAATCGTTGCCTTACAGAGAGTGAATCACGCCTTTGGCTTCTGTTTTCGTTGTGTG CCAGAGACATCCTCCAATAGTAATTGTTACAACGACAATCAACTAGTCGCGACAACAAATGAAAGCAAAATAGAATACGCCTTGAAAACTTGTTGTAAAGGACTCAAATTTACAGTTCTCACATATTTCGAAGGCATCGCTTTAACAATAAAATGTGTGAAGAGGTGA